Proteins encoded together in one Alphaproteobacteria bacterium window:
- a CDS encoding crotonase/enoyl-CoA hydratase family protein gives MTVKIERNGPVTTIVMHRPEVKNAVDPTQARALHRAFLAFDADPDAAVAVFYGDNGSFCAGYDLKALSSGEGADWTDEIVFSDDRKAPIPPGPMGASRLELSKPVIAAVEGPAVAGGTELALWADFRVMAVDAYFGIYCRRWGVPLIDGGTVRLPRLVGMGRALEIILTGRKVPAEEALRIGMCEYVVPHGEARAKAEALAMEIARFPQQCVRADRASVYRQQGLSLMEGMRSEFAGSLPVVRAESVMGAGRFAGGKGRHGDFREI, from the coding sequence ATGACCGTCAAGATCGAGAGGAACGGGCCGGTCACGACAATCGTCATGCACCGGCCCGAGGTGAAGAACGCCGTCGATCCAACCCAAGCCCGCGCGCTTCATCGCGCGTTCCTCGCCTTCGACGCCGACCCGGACGCGGCGGTGGCCGTTTTCTACGGCGACAACGGTAGCTTCTGCGCGGGTTACGATCTCAAAGCACTTTCGTCGGGGGAAGGCGCGGACTGGACCGACGAGATCGTATTTTCCGACGACCGAAAGGCGCCGATCCCGCCCGGTCCCATGGGTGCCTCCCGGCTCGAGCTGTCCAAGCCGGTGATTGCGGCGGTCGAGGGGCCGGCCGTCGCCGGCGGCACCGAACTCGCACTTTGGGCGGACTTCCGGGTGATGGCGGTGGACGCATATTTCGGCATTTACTGCCGGCGCTGGGGCGTGCCGCTGATCGATGGCGGCACCGTGCGCCTGCCGCGCCTTGTCGGCATGGGCCGCGCCCTCGAAATCATCCTCACGGGGCGAAAGGTGCCCGCCGAGGAAGCCTTGCGCATCGGCATGTGCGAATATGTCGTCCCCCACGGTGAGGCGCGTGCCAAGGCGGAAGCGCTCGCCATGGAAATCGCTCGCTTTCCGCAGCAGTGCGTGCGCGCCGACCGTGCTTCGGTCTATCGCCAGCAGGGCCTCTCCCTGATGGAGGGCATGCGCAGCGAATTCGCGGGCAGCCTCCCCGTCGTCCGCGCCGAATCGGTCATGGGTGCTGGACGCTTTGCGGGCGGCAAGGGAAGGCATGGCGATTTTCGGGAGATTTGA
- a CDS encoding putative hydro-lyase produces the protein MDAAGTYSLADIKSLETPKALRAAIRRGQYTGHTTGLAPGSVQGNVVILPLGWAEEFLRFCEANPKPCPVLAVGEPGSPSLPHLGEDIDIRIDVPRYRVFREGVEVETPTDIAHLWRDDFVTIVLGCSFTFEHALLDAGLKIHHIDANKNVPMYVTNIETVATERFKGPMVVTMRSFKPRDAIAAVQITSRYPKVHGAPIHIGFPEAIGLHDLTQPDFGDAPDLEPGELPVFWACGVTPQLALERARPPLSITHFPGHMLVTDIQNADLVSSS, from the coding sequence GTGGACGCGGCCGGTACATATTCGCTCGCCGATATAAAGTCGCTGGAGACGCCGAAAGCGTTGCGGGCTGCAATCCGCCGCGGACAATACACGGGTCACACGACTGGCTTGGCGCCAGGATCGGTGCAGGGCAACGTGGTGATCCTGCCGCTCGGGTGGGCCGAAGAGTTCTTGCGCTTTTGCGAGGCCAATCCCAAGCCATGCCCGGTGCTGGCCGTCGGCGAACCGGGCTCGCCGTCCCTGCCCCATTTGGGCGAGGACATCGACATCAGGATCGACGTGCCGCGCTACCGCGTATTCCGCGAGGGCGTGGAAGTCGAAACGCCGACCGACATTGCCCATCTTTGGCGCGACGATTTCGTCACGATCGTGCTCGGCTGCTCATTCACGTTCGAGCATGCGCTGCTCGATGCAGGATTGAAGATCCATCACATCGATGCGAACAAAAACGTGCCCATGTACGTGACGAATATCGAGACTGTTGCGACGGAACGCTTCAAGGGCCCAATGGTCGTCACGATGCGCAGCTTCAAGCCGAGAGACGCCATCGCCGCCGTTCAGATCACGTCGCGCTATCCGAAAGTGCACGGCGCACCCATCCATATCGGATTCCCCGAAGCGATCGGCCTCCACGATCTGACGCAACCCGACTTCGGCGACGCGCCCGACCTCGAGCCAGGCGAGCTGCCGGTCTTCTGGGCCTGCGGTGTTACACCCCAACTCGCCCTCGAACGAGCGCGTCCGCCCCTTTCGATCACGCATTTTCCCGGCCATATGCTCGTGACGGACATCCAAAACGCGGACCTGGTTTCATCCTCGTGA